The following coding sequences are from one Gossypium hirsutum isolate 1008001.06 chromosome A12, Gossypium_hirsutum_v2.1, whole genome shotgun sequence window:
- the LOC107928401 gene encoding elongation factor 1-gamma, with amino-acid sequence MALVLHAGKTNKNAFKALIAAEYSGVQVKMVENFEMGVSNKTPEFIKMNPLGKVPVLETPEGPVFESNAIARYVARLKVNNPICGSTLIDYGHIEQWIDFAAMEIDANIAKWFYPRLGYGVYLPPAEEAAIAALKRALGALNTHLASNTFLVGHFVTLADIIMTCNLYLGFSQIMTKSFTSEFPHVERYFWTLVNQPKIKKILGEVKQAVSLPPVPSKKPAAQPKETKPKAEPKKEAKKEVEKQAAKAEAAEEEEAPKAKPKNPLDLLPPSKMVLDDWKRLYSNTKTNFREVAIKGFWDMYDPEGYSLWFCDYKYNEENTVSFVTMNKVGGFLQRMDLARKYAFGKMLVIGANPPFKVKGLWLFRGQEIPQFVIDECYDMELYEWKKVDLSDASQKERVNQMIEDCEPFEGEPLLDAKCFK; translated from the exons ATGGCTCTG GTCTTGCATGcaggaaaaacaaacaaaaatgccTTTAAGGCACTCATTGCTGCAGAATATAGTGGTGTGCAGGTCAAAATGGTTGAGAATTTTGAGATGGGTGTGTCAAATAAGACTCCTGAGTTCATCAAGATGAACCCTTTGGGGAAG GTTCCTGTGTTGGAAACACCTGAGGGTCCTGTATTTGAGAGCAATGCCATTGCTCGTTATG TTGCTCGCTTAAAGGTTAACAACCCTATATGTGGTTCTACATTGATTGATTAT GGTCATATCGAGCAATGGATTGATTTTGCAGCCATGGAAATTGATGCTAATATTGCAAAATGGTTCTATCCAAGACTTGGTTACGGTGTTTACCTTCCTCCA GCTGAGGAAGCTGCTATTGCTGCATTGAAGAGAGCCCTTGGCGCTTTGAACACTCATCTTGCTTCCAACACATTTCTTGTTGGACATTTTGTCACCCTTGCTGACATTATCATGACATGTAACCTCTACTTGGGTTTCTCCCAGATCATGACCAAGAGTTTTACCTCGGAGTTCCCTCATGTTGAGAGGTACTTTTGGACCTTGGTTAATCAGCCAAAAATCAAGAAGATTCTTGGTGAAGTGAAGCAGGCAGTCTCTCTACCACCTGTTCCTTCAAAGAAGCCTGCTGCCCAGCCAAAAGAAACTAAACCAAAGGCTGAACCAAAGAAAGAAGCCAAAAAGGAGGTTGAGAAACAGGCAGCAAAGGCAGAGGCCGCTGAGGAGGAGGAGGCACCAAAGGCCAAACCAAAGAATCCTCTTGATTTGCTGCCTCCAAGTAAGATGGTACTGGATGACTGGAAAAGGCTTTACTCTAACACAAAGACCAATTTCCGAGAGGTTGCAATTAAAG GATTCTGGGACATGTATGATCCCGAGGGATACTCACTGTGGTTTTGTGACTACAAGTACAATGAGGAGAATACAGTTTCATTTGTCACAATGAACAAGGTTGGAGGATTCCTGCAGAGAATGGATTTGGCCCGCAAGTATGCATTTGGGAAGATGTTGGTGATCGGTGCTAACCCCCCATTCAAGGTGAAAGGACTATGGCTTTTCCGTGGGCAAGAGATTCCTCAATTTGTGATTGACGAGTGCTATGACATGGAACTCTACGAGTGGAAGAAGGTTGACCTCTCAGATGCATCCCAGAAGGAACGGGTGAATCAGATGATTGAAGACTGCGAGCCATTTGAGGGAGAGCCTCTCTTGGATGCCAAGTGCTTTAAGTGA